AGTTTGCCGAAAAGATGAAAAACAAGGAGCCGCTCCTTGTGCTGGACGTGCGCATCCCGAAGGAATTCGCGGCGGGGCATATACCCGGCGCCAACTGCCTTCCCGCCAAGATCGTCCATCGCAACATAAACCGCCTCGACCGGGACTGGACGATTGTGCTGGTGGACGACGGCGGGGTGGACGCCAGCGAGACCGCGTTTCTTGTCGCCGGTGATGGCTTTAAAAAAATCAGCGTGCTTTCCGGCGGGATGAAGGATTGGAAGGGGGCCGTCGAGACTGGTCTTGCAAAGTGGCAGGACAAAATAAAGCCACTCAAATGAATTCAACAAAACGCGGCGGACACTTCATGTCGTTCACCGCAATCATCCTGCTTGCCTGCCTTGCCGCCCCCGCTTCCGGCCAGATGTACCGCTGGGTGGACGAAAAGGGGAACGTCAATTTCACCGACGACCAGTCCTCCATCCCCCCTTCGGCAAGGAAAAACAGCCAGACGCTTGATTACAACGTCCCCGGCGCCCCCTCAAAAAAAGATGATGAACCAACCGGGAACGGCGAGCAGTCCGGGAAAAAAACTTCGCCGCCGCAACTGGACATGGTGATGACCGCGCCGCTTATCCCCAGAGGGATGAGCTATACGGTGGAGACCGAGATCAACGGGGGCGAGAAAGTGAACATGCTCATAGACACCGGCGCAAGCTTCACCATAATCTCCGCGGAAACAGCGGCCAAAATCGGCCTGCCGCCGCTGGAGACAATGCCCAAAATGCCGGTGTCCACCGCCGGTGGCGCGTCGTGGATATACCTTGTGGAACTGGAAAAGGTGAAGGTGGGGGGGGCGGAGGCGCAATACGTGGAGGCGGGCATATCCACCAAGCTGGGAGACGGGATCGGCGGGCTTTTGGGGATGAGTTTTTTAGGCGAGTTCATCCACCAGATAGACGGCCCCGGGGGCAAGCTGATAATGAAACCTGCGCGGGGCGGGCAGATGTTCGGCGGGCATGACAAGGGGTGGTGGACCACAAAGTACACCCATTACGCTGAAAGCGTCCGCCGGTTCAGGTCTTTCGGCGACAAGTTGGCGGTGGGCGTCACAGCTGGCGAAGATCCGGAGATGAAAAAGGTGGCCGGATTCAAGCAGCAGGACATGAAAAAAATAGAGGACTATTACATGGGCCTGTTTTCAAACCTGGAGAGGCGCGCGTCCGCCGCCGGTGTGCCAAGGGACTGGCGGGTGTATCCATAGCGCACCGTCCGCCGCATCAAAACGAAACATGGGGCATCTGTTTTCTTTTGTTTTAAATATTCCATAACCGTATATAATATGGGGCAATACGCGGGAACCCTCGCGTAATTCATTAAGATGGGCCACTGAAGCCAATAGATGCAAAACCGTTCGCAATTGTCAAAAAGCGTCTGAACGCCTAAAGCGGAACCTGGCGCGGAAACGAGCTTTTGGAGGCAAATGGATAAGTGAATAGAAAAATCGCCATCGGCGCCGCTGTTTTCGCAATGTCCTTTGGCGTTGCTTTTGCTGACACTTACGACGAATTGAGCGGATTGATCAACGGCGCCCTCAAGGAGCGCTGCGTCAACCATGACAAGACGGCTGTGCGCGTGGTGGACATCGAGACCGGTCAGGTTGTCTATGACAGAAACGGCGGCACCCCGCTCACCCCCGCCTCCGTGATGAAGCTTGTGACCACCGCCGCCGCCCTGAATTATCTGGGCGTTGACTACCGGTTCAAGACCGACGTTCTTTATTCCGGCAAGCGCGAAGGGGGAGTTTTAAAGGGGGACATTATTGTCCACGGCGGGGGCGACCCGAAACTCACCCCGGAGAACATATGGCGCATCGCCGAAGAGATAAGGCGGCAGGGGATCACGGAAGTGAGCGGATCGCTTGTGGCGGACGACACGTTTTTCGACGGTTTTCACGCTCCCAAGGGTAGAGGCTCGAAAAAGACCCAGCGCCCTTATGACGCCCCGCACGGCGCACTGTCGGTCAACTTCAACACCATCGGGCTGCATGTTTACCCGGGGGAGCGCGATGGTGAGCCGATTGTGGCGGAGGTGGAACCCAAGTCCGACTATATCCGGATTGTCAACGAGGCTGTCACCCGGTCCAAGTCACGCCGTCCGATCGGCGCTTTCCGTGTCAACGGAAGCGACGACGTGGTGGTGAAGGTCACCGGCGCCATGCGCCCCGGCGACGCGGGGGGTGTGATATACATGGCCATCGAAGACCCGTTGCAGTTCGCCGCCGAGACTTTCGCCGCGTATTTCAAGCGGGCCGGGATAAAGATCGCGGGGGGGATAAAGAAAGAGGCCGCGCCGCAGAACGCAAGGATACTGTACACCCACCAGTCCGAGCCGTTGCCGGTGATCCTGCGCGAACTTAACAGGCATTCAAACAACTTCATCGCCGAGCAGACGCTAAAGACGATGGCGGCGGAGGCGGGCGGCTCCCCCGGTTCGGCGGAGCGGGGATTGGCGCTGGCCAACCAGATGCTCATGGACATGGGGGTGGACACGTCTGGACTGGTGTTCTCCGACGGCTCCGGGCTTTCCAAGGACAACAAGCTCACCGCAAAGGCGCTCACGGAGCTTTTGGCAGCCATGTCCAAGCGGTTTGACATAGGGCCGGACTTCATGGCCTCCCTCGGGATAATGGGGGTGGACGGCACCGTGAGAAAGCGGCTGAAGACATCCCCCGCCAAGGCGCAGGCCAGGGCGAAGACCGGCACGCTCAACGGCGCTTCCGCCCTTTCAGGATATGTGGCCGGGAAGGACAACAAGCTGTACGCCTTCGCTATACTGCAAAACAACGGGTGCTTCAATTATGGCTCCCATAACATCGAGGACAAGATAATCACCGCCATCTATCTCACGGCGGAGAAAAAACATTGAGCCGTCGCAGATGGGTCGTCTCCGAAGGAGACCCAGCCGCAGAGGCCGGGCTTTGCGCCGACACCGGGGTGGACCCTGTGATGGCGCGCCTTCTGGTGAACAGGGGCGCCAAAACATCTTCGCAGGCCCGCGTATTCCTTGACGCCCCGTTGACCGCGCTTCTGGACCCTTTCCTGATGAAGGGGATGACGGAGGCTGTGGAGCGGGTCATTAAAGCGCGGCAAGCCGGGGAGAAGGTCGTCGTTTTCGGCGATTATGACGTGGACGGCGTCACCGCCACGGCGTCTCTGCTTCTTTTCCTGCGGCAGGTCGGCCTTTCCGCAGGCCATTACATCCCCGAACGCGCCACGGAAGGTTATGGGATGAGCGAAGCGGCCATAGACGTTATCCGCGGCGATTTGGGCGCATCGCTTATCATAACCGTGGACAACGGGATCAACGCCAACGCCGCCGTGGACTACGCAACCGCCGCCGGGGTGGACGTGATAATAACCGACCATCACCAGCCCGGCGAAGCTGTTCCAAACGCCGCCGCAGTGCTCAATCCAAACCAGCCCGGCTGTGAGTACCCTTGCAAGTCACTGGCGGGAGTGGGGATCGCGTTCAAGCTTTGCATGGCTGTGCGCAGCGAACTTTTAAAACGCGGGGCGGAAAAGGAAAGCCTGCCAAACCTGAAAAAGGGGCTCGACCTTGTGGCGATAGGCTCCGTGGCGGATTGCGCGCCGCTCACCGGGGAGAACTGGCTTTTGGCCCGGCACGGCATCGCGGAACTGTCGTCCAGCGCAAAACCGGGGATACGGGCGCTAAAGGAAGTTGGTGGGCTTAACGGCGGCAGGATGACGGCAAGGGACATCGCCTTTAATATCGCCCCCCGGCTCAACGCCGTCGGCAGGTTGGGAAAGGCGGACTGCGGGGTGGAGCTTTTGCTTACCTGCGATTTGGGACGCGGCCGCTCGCTGGCCCGCTTCCTGGACGATGAGAACAAACGCCGCCAGGACATCCAGCGCAGGATGTTCGAAGAGGCCAGGGAACAGGCCGCAAGCTCGTTCCGGCCGGAAGTGGACAAGATTATTCTGGTCGGGTCGGACAAATGGAACCAGGGGGTGGCCGGCATCGTGGCCTCCAAGCTTGTGGAGGAATTCAACGTCCCGGCGGCGGTGGTCTGTTTTTGCGGGGACACCGGAAAAGGCTCCGCCAGAAGCGTCCAGCCATTCGATATAACGGCGGCGCTCTCCGCAATGTCGGCAAAGCTCGTGAAATTCGGCGGACACAAGATCGCGGCGGGCTTCACCGTGCGCCGGGAGATGTTCGAAAGTTTCCGCGAGGGGATGCTGGCCCTGGCCGCCGCCGGGATCAACGGTGACGACGCGGCGCGCAAGATTCTAATAGACTGCCAGATACCCTATGTTCAGATAGACAAGGCGCTGGTGAAAAAAATATCTTCCCTTGAACCTTTCGGCGAAGGCAATCCGCAACCGGTATTCCTCAGCAGGAACGTTGCGTTCACCTCGCTGTCATACATGGGGCCTGAGGGGCGCTCCGTCCGGCTCGGCATGGACAACGGAATGGAAGCTTTGGGATTTTCAATGGCCGGCAGGTTCTCCGGCGTGGACGCCGCCAGCACCCGGTTTGACATCGTGTACACCCCCGAGGTGTCCACATGGAGGGATGTGGAAAGGGTGCAGCTACGGCTTATTGACGTGGAGCCGGCCGCCCCTTGACCAGTTCCGCGGACATTCCGGTGATCTGACGTATCGCCCCGAAATCCAGACGCCTGTTCAAAAGCCGCTCAAGCGTGCAGAGCGCCGGGGCAATGTATGGCAGGTACACGTCCGTTTTTCTCACCGAAGCCTGGAAGCCATAGGTGCCCAGCGCCTTGTATATCCGCTGTATCCCGGAAAGGTCATAAAGCTCGTCAAACCTTTCTTTTTCCCACTCGGCGCCGGACGTGCCCGAAAGCTTATCGAAGTAATAATCGGCCAGCCGATCCGAAAGTTCCGGGGCAAGGTCCGCGTATGGGTCCAGCAAAAGCGAGGCAAGGTCATACGTCCTGCGCCCCATGCGCGCGTCCTGATAGTCTATCCACACCCGCCG
This window of the Nitrospinota bacterium genome carries:
- a CDS encoding TIGR02281 family clan AA aspartic protease; this translates as MSFTAIILLACLAAPASGQMYRWVDEKGNVNFTDDQSSIPPSARKNSQTLDYNVPGAPSKKDDEPTGNGEQSGKKTSPPQLDMVMTAPLIPRGMSYTVETEINGGEKVNMLIDTGASFTIISAETAAKIGLPPLETMPKMPVSTAGGASWIYLVELEKVKVGGAEAQYVEAGISTKLGDGIGGLLGMSFLGEFIHQIDGPGGKLIMKPARGGQMFGGHDKGWWTTKYTHYAESVRRFRSFGDKLAVGVTAGEDPEMKKVAGFKQQDMKKIEDYYMGLFSNLERRASAAGVPRDWRVYP
- the dacB gene encoding D-alanyl-D-alanine carboxypeptidase/D-alanyl-D-alanine-endopeptidase, with translation MNRKIAIGAAVFAMSFGVAFADTYDELSGLINGALKERCVNHDKTAVRVVDIETGQVVYDRNGGTPLTPASVMKLVTTAAALNYLGVDYRFKTDVLYSGKREGGVLKGDIIVHGGGDPKLTPENIWRIAEEIRRQGITEVSGSLVADDTFFDGFHAPKGRGSKKTQRPYDAPHGALSVNFNTIGLHVYPGERDGEPIVAEVEPKSDYIRIVNEAVTRSKSRRPIGAFRVNGSDDVVVKVTGAMRPGDAGGVIYMAIEDPLQFAAETFAAYFKRAGIKIAGGIKKEAAPQNARILYTHQSEPLPVILRELNRHSNNFIAEQTLKTMAAEAGGSPGSAERGLALANQMLMDMGVDTSGLVFSDGSGLSKDNKLTAKALTELLAAMSKRFDIGPDFMASLGIMGVDGTVRKRLKTSPAKAQARAKTGTLNGASALSGYVAGKDNKLYAFAILQNNGCFNYGSHNIEDKIITAIYLTAEKKH
- the recJ gene encoding single-stranded-DNA-specific exonuclease RecJ, producing MSRRRWVVSEGDPAAEAGLCADTGVDPVMARLLVNRGAKTSSQARVFLDAPLTALLDPFLMKGMTEAVERVIKARQAGEKVVVFGDYDVDGVTATASLLLFLRQVGLSAGHYIPERATEGYGMSEAAIDVIRGDLGASLIITVDNGINANAAVDYATAAGVDVIITDHHQPGEAVPNAAAVLNPNQPGCEYPCKSLAGVGIAFKLCMAVRSELLKRGAEKESLPNLKKGLDLVAIGSVADCAPLTGENWLLARHGIAELSSSAKPGIRALKEVGGLNGGRMTARDIAFNIAPRLNAVGRLGKADCGVELLLTCDLGRGRSLARFLDDENKRRQDIQRRMFEEAREQAASSFRPEVDKIILVGSDKWNQGVAGIVASKLVEEFNVPAAVVCFCGDTGKGSARSVQPFDITAALSAMSAKLVKFGGHKIAAGFTVRREMFESFREGMLALAAAGINGDDAARKILIDCQIPYVQIDKALVKKISSLEPFGEGNPQPVFLSRNVAFTSLSYMGPEGRSVRLGMDNGMEALGFSMAGRFSGVDAASTRFDIVYTPEVSTWRDVERVQLRLIDVEPAAP